The following coding sequences lie in one Spinacia oleracea cultivar Varoflay chromosome 1, BTI_SOV_V1, whole genome shotgun sequence genomic window:
- the LOC110787406 gene encoding amino acid permease 8, which yields MAGRKDEESQQEDNGVDVSASPAIFQFPNAEKLDVDDDGKHRRTGTAWTASAHIITTIIGSGVLSLAWATAQLGWLGAIATILIFSSTMLFTSNLLADCYRSPHPVTGKRNYTYMEAVQANLGRVSCITCGILQYTNLGGFAVGYTITAPISMIAFQKSNCFHKKGHDASCKFSNNPYMIGFGICEIILSQIPSLHELTWSSTIAAIMSFAYSSIGIALSIARIIAGKGGKTTLTGVEIGVGFTAADKTWKVLTALGDIAFAYLISQVLIDIQDTLKSSPPENKVMKKANAISMLTTTIFYLMCGCFGYAAFGNDAPGNMLTGFGFYEPFWLVDLANIFIVIHLVGAFQILAQPVYKKIESLSISKWPNSAFVKAEYPIKIGSKTLISLNPLRLTGRTTFVILVTVLAMAMPFFNDVIALLGAVGFWPLSIYFPIQMYIAQNRIKRWSFKWLMLQLFNLLFLLVSIAAGAASIQGISHGLHTSKPFQFKV from the exons ATGGCGGGCAGAAAAGATGAAGAATCCCAGCAAGAAGATAATGGGGTTGATGTATCGGCTTCGCCTGCTATTTTCCAATTTCCAAATGCCGAGAAGTTAGATGTCGACGATGATGGCAAGCATAGAAGAACGG GGACGGCATGGACAGCAAGTGCACATATTATTACAACAATCATAGGTTCAGGAGTTCTTTCACTAGCTTGGGCCACGGCGCAGCTTGGATGGTTGGGAGCAATCGCGACAATTCTAATATTTTCCAGCACCATGCTTTTTACTTCAAACCTCCTTGCAGATTGTTACCGCTCCCCTCATCCGGTCACCGGAAAGAGAAACTACACCTACATGGAGGCGGTCCAAGCCAATTTAG GTAGGGTGAGTTGCATTACTTGTGGGATATTACAGTACACCAATCTTGGTGGTTTTGCAGTTGGTTACACAATAACTGCACCAATTAGCATGAT AGCGTTCCAAAAATCCAACTGCTTCCACAAAAAAGGACATGATGCATCTTGCAAGTTCAGCAATAACCCTTACATGATTGGTTTCGGAATCTGCGAAATCATTTTGTCTCAAATACCCAGTTTGCATGAGCTAACATGGTCATCAACTATTGCTGCAATTATGTCTTTCGCTTATTCATCAATTGGTATTGCACTTTCAATTGCTAGGATTATTGCAG GGAAAGGAGGGAAGACAACTCTAACAGGAGTAGAGATAGGCGTAGGTTTTACCGCGGCTGATAAAACATGGAAGGTGTTGACAGCACTTGGAGATATTGCATTTGCTTATCTCATTTCTCAAGTCCTCATCGATATACAG GATACTTTAAAGTCAAGTCCACCAGAAAATAAGGTAATGAAGAAGGCGAACGCAATATCAATGTTAACAACCACAATTTTCTACTTAATGTGCGGCTGCTTTGGCTATGCTGCATTTGGGAATGATGCACCAGGCAACATGTTAACCGGGTTCGGCTTTTACGAACCCTTCTGGTTAGTAGACTTAGCCAACATCTTCATCGTCATTCATTTAGTAGGAGCATTCCAGATACTTGCTCAACCTGTCTATAAGAAGATCGAATCATTATCCATCTCGAAATGGCCGAACTCAGCGTTCGTAAAAGCAGAGTATCCCATTAAAATAGGCAGCAAAACTTTGATAAGCCTAAATCCTCTAAGACTAACTGGAAGAACCACATTTGTGATTCTGGTAACCGTATTGGCAATGGCAATGCCCTTCTTCAACGACGTTATTGCCTTGTTAGGAGCAGTCGGGTTTTGGCCATTATCCATATATTTCCCAATCCAGATGTATATTGCTCAAAACAGGATCAAACGATGGTCATTCAAGTGGTTAATGCTCCAACTTTTTAACTTGTTGTTTTTGCTTGTTTCGATAGCTGCTGGTGCTGCTTCTATACAAGGTATTAGTCATGGTCTTCATACATCAAAGCCCTTCCAATTCAAAGTATAA
- the LOC110787428 gene encoding amino acid permease 6, with product MVSKRDEESQKRHGVLSPVSYQFPYDSEEFDDDGKPRRTGTVWTASAHIITAIIGSGVLSLAWATAQLGWLGGISTLLIFSGIMLYTSNLLADCYRTPDPVTGKRNYTYMDEVQANLGRFSCIACGILQYANLTGFVVGYTITAPKSMVAVQKSNCFHKKGHMASCMFSNNPYMIGFGVCEIFLSQIPNFHELTWLSTIAAIMSFAYSTIGIGLALYRILSGNGGRTTLTGVEIGMGISAAEKTWRMLRAIGDIAFAYGFSQILVDIQDTLKSHPAENKVMKKANAISMLTTTVFYMMCGCLGYAAFGNDAPGNMLTGFGFYEPFWLIDLANIFIVIHIVGAYQVLAQPVYKKIESLATGKWPNSFFVKAEYPIRLGSKLVFSLNPLRLTGRTIYVVLVTILSMALPFFNDVIALLGALGFWPLAVYFPIQMHIAQNKIKPRSFKWFLLQLLNVLCFLVSLAAAAASIQGIGEALRTSKPFQFKE from the exons ATGGTTAGCAAAAGAGATGAAGAATCCCAGAAAAGACATGGTGTTTTATCGCCTGTTAGTTACCAATTTCCATACGATAGTGAAGAGTTTGACGATGATGGCAAGCCTCGACGAACAg GGACTGTATGGACAGCAAGTGCACATATAATAACAGCAATTATAGGTTCTGGAGTTCTTTCCTTAGCATGGGCCACGGCGCAGCTGGGATGGCTAGGAGGAATATCAACTCTTTTAATATTTTCCGGCATCATGCTTTACACTTCCAACCTCCTTGCAGATTGTTACCGGACTCCTGATCCGGTCACCGGGAAGAGAAATTACACATACATGGATGAGGTCCAAGCCAATCTAG GTAGGTTCAGTTGCATTGCTTGTGGGATACTACAATACGCCAATCTAACTGGTTTTGTAGTTGGTTACACAATCACTGCACCAAAGAGCATGGT GGCGGTCCAAAAATCGAATTGCTTCCATAAAAAAGGACATATGGCATCTTGCATGTTTAGCAATAACCCTTACATGATAGGTTTTGGTGTCTGTGAGATATTTCTGTCTCAAATACCAAACTTCCATGAGCTAACATGGCTGTCAACTATTGCTGCAATCATGTCTTTCGCGTATTCTACAATCGGTATAGGACTTGCACTCTATAGGATTCTCTCTG GGAATGGAGGGAGGACAACATTAACAGGAGTAGAGATAGGAATGGGTATATCTGCTGCTGAGAAAACATGGAGGATGTTAAGAGCAATTGGAGACATTGCATTTGCTTATGGTTTTTCTCAAATCCTAGTTGACATACAG GATACGTTGAAGTCGCATCCAGCAGAGAATAAGGTGATGAAGAAGGCAAACGCAATATCAATGTTAACAACCACAGTATTCTACATGATGTGTGGTTGCTTAGGCTATGCTGCATTTGGGAATGATGCACCTGGCAACATGTTGACTGGCTTTGGATTTTATGAGCCTTTCTGGTTGATAGACTTGGCCAACATCTTCATTGTCATTCACATTGTCGGAGCATATCAG GTACTTGCTCAACCCGTCTACAAAAAGATCGAATCATTAGCCACCGGAAAATGGCCCAACTCATTTTTTGTCAAGGCAGAGTACCCCATAAGATTAGGCAGTAAATTAGTGTTTAGCTTAAATCCACTGAGGCTAACTGGAAGAACTATCTATGTGGTATTAGTAACCATATTGTCAATGGCATTGCCCTTCTTCAACGACGTAATTGCACTTCTAGGAGCGCTCGGGTTTTGGCCGTTAGCCGTGTATTTCCCAATCCAAATGCATATTGCTCAAAACAAGATCAAACCACGATCATTCAAGTGGTTCTTGCTGCAACTTCTCAACGTCCTTTGTTTTCTGGTTTCGTTGGCGGCAGCAGCTGCTTCTATCCAAGGCATTGGTGAAGCTCTTCGTACTTCCAAGCCCTTTCAGTTCAAAGAATAG